In a single window of the Thunnus albacares chromosome 1, fThuAlb1.1, whole genome shotgun sequence genome:
- the kifc3 gene encoding kinesin-like protein KIFC3 isoform X1, with protein MYVLCTLAVLTLHSLFKNRSHKAAEPEPGGTLEAAGREGLLGDGAPVEARPRGGGGDSMDRSGPISCRAEGKRRRGSGVRNVPDSTKRMQPVQRSSALLSPAVMFGTRKTWDLGHAPCLQELWKKDISLDASSVDFLMSDGEDDGSFLSLPTAAFSQRPSLTAELNETNAPSQQLLIQTLQDKVCEFQARLRSEEVTRHLLVQQLQQQQQSIQEKTSGAQTLQEEEQPSANGVRALQPGEQPSGRLSCPEEEQLVTRLRKQVEELEEKLLDQTQEVERLRSELGATDLEKQLELLVVENERLKQELKSCRSSELQNLDTAAENCSCSHSQDAEALRREVSRWESQARQRERRLAELERELLEKTAKVEALQRQLDESTRQLDAGRRQLEESRLRQGDAEQKLTLRLQECEEELARQAAMPPKVKFVTQTVEVESADSQKALADMQVKNGALQEQLAVQRQLLRELETQLHESQRTCAQLRTQILVYEGEMERAQGQLEAEMQNLEEEKNRVIEEAFIRAESEMKAVHENLAGVRMNLLSLQPALRTLTCDYNCLKRQVQEFPFMLDKAITEAKQEICQVISEVSTTNQELLRKYKREMNLRKKCHNELVRLKGNIRVFCRVRPVSQEEQDSADARTMLSFDSDDDAVLYLSNKGKVMTFELDKVFPPQATQEEVFQEVQSLVTSCIDGFNVCIFAYGQTGSGKTYTMEGVVDDPGINQRALRLLFSEVTEKAPDWDYKITVSMVEIYNETLRNLLGENPTDKLDIKMNPDGSGQLYVPGLTEFTVQSPEDINRVFELGHMNRATACTNLNEHSSRSHALLIITVSGFNSATGNCTQGKLNLVDLAGSERIGKSGAEGSRLREAQCINKSLSALGDVINALRSKHSHVPFRNSRLTYLLQDSLSGDSKTLMMVQVSPLPSNMSESVCSLKFAQRVRSVELNSASSSSRRHENSSTSSSPTHDSVELDSPPVTPVPLPISRASSAGSTLSSASRTPSSSRRRSQSQLSTDRQVDRASPLVGDGGQDD; from the exons CCGGTCCAGCGGTCCAGCGCTCTGCTCAGCCCGGCGGTCATGTTCGGCACAAGAAAGACCTGGGATCTTGGCCACGCCCCCTGCCTGCAGGAGCTCTGGAAGAAAGACATCTCATTGGACG CGAGCTCAGTGGACTTCCTGATGAGTGATGGTGAAGACGACGGCTCCTTCCTGTCTCTGCCCACCGCCGCCTTCTCACAGCGCCCCTCTCTGACCGCAGAGCTGAACGAAACAAACGCACCcagccagcagctgctcatCCAG actctACAGGACAAAGTGTGTGAGTTTCAGGCTCGTCTTCGCTCTGAGGAAGTCACTCGTCACCTGCtggtgcagcagctgcagcagcagcaacagagcATCCAGGAGAAGACGAGCGGCGCTCAGACGctgcaggaggaagagcagCCGTCAGCCAAcg gtgtgcgGGCGCTGCAGCCAGGTGAGCAGCCTTCAGGTCGTCTCAGCTGTCCAGAAGAAGAGCAGCTCGTTACTCGGCTGCGCAAACAG gtggaggagctggaggagaagcTGTTGGATCAGACTCAGGAGGTGGAGAGACTTCGCTCTGAGCTG GGGGCGACGGACCTGGAGAAGCagctggagctgctggtggTGGAGAACGAGCGTCTGAAGCAGGAGCTGAAGTCATGCAGGAGCTCAGAGCTGCAGAACCTCGACACTGCTGCAGAGAACTGCAGCTGCAGCCACagccag gATGCGGAGGCCCTGCGGAGGGAGGTGTCCCGCTGGGAGAGCCAGGCCCGGCAGAGGGAGCGACGGCTGGCTGAGCTGGAGCGAGAGCTGCTGGAGAAAACCGCCAAGGTGGAGGCTCTGCAGAGGCAGCTGGACGAGTCCACGCGGCAGCTGGACGCCGGCCGGCGGCAGCTGGAGGAGTCCCGGCTGAGGCAGGGGGACGCCGAGCAGAAACTCACCCTCCGACTGCAGGAGTGCGAGGAGGAGCTGGCCAGACAGGCGGCCATGCCCCCGAAAGTGAAG TTCGTGACTCAGACGGTGGAGGTGGAGTCGGCCGACTCTCAGAAAGCTCTGGCTGACATGCAGGTGAAGAACGGCGCCCTGCAGGAGCAGCTGGCCGTGCAGAGGCAGCTGCTGCGAGAGCTGGAGACGCAGCTGCACGAGTCACAGCGGACCTGCGCTCAGCTGAGGACGCAG ATCCTGGTGTACGAAGGCGAGATGGAGCGCGCTCAGGGGCAGCTGGAGGCCGAGATGCAGaacctggaggaggagaagaaccGTGTGATCGAGGAGGCGTTCATCAGAGCCGAGAGCGAGATGAAAGCTGTGCACGAGAACCTGGCAG GGGTGCGTATGAACCTGCTGAGTCTGCAGCCGGCCCTCCGGACGCTCACCTGCGACTACAACTGTCTGAAGAGGCAGGTGCAGGAGTTTCCCTTCATGCTGGACAAAGCTATCACAGAGGCCAAGCAGGAG atctGTCAGGTGATCAGCGAGGTGAGCACCACCAACCAGGAGCTGCTGCGTAAATACAAGAGAGAGATGAACCTGAGGAAGAAATGTCACAACGAGCTGGTTCGACTCAAAG GTAACATCCGTGTGTTCTGCCGCGTCCGGCCGGTCAGTCAGGAGGAGCAGGACTCCGCCGATGCCAGAACCATGCTGAGCTTCGACTCGGACGACGACGCCGTCCTCTACCTCTCCAACAAGGGCAAAGTCATGACCTTTGAACTGGATAAAGTCTTCCCGCCTCAGGCCACGCAGGAAGAG GTGTTTCAGGAGGTCCAGTCTCTGGTCACTTCCTGTATCGACGGCTTTAACGTCTGCATCTTCGCCTACGGACAGACAGGCTCCGGGAAGACTTACACCATGGAG ggcGTGGTCGACGACCCCGGCATCAACCAGCGAGCTCTGCGCCTGCTGTTCTCCGAGGTGACGGAGAAAGCTCCGGACTGGGACTACAAGATCACCGTCAGCATGGTGGAGATCTACAACGAGACCCTGCG GAACCTGCTGGGAGAAAATCCCACCGACAAACTGGACATCAAGATGAACCCTGACGGCAGCGGACAGCTCTACGTCCCCGGACTGACCGAGTTCACCGTCCAGAGCCCCGAGGACATCAACCGG GTGTTTGAGTTGGGTCACATGAACAGAGCGACGGCCTGCACCAACCTGAACGAACACAGCTCTCGCTCACACGCTCTGCTCATCATCACCGTGTCCGGATTCAACTCCGCCACCGGAAACTGCACAcagg GGAAGCTGAACCTGGTGGACCTGGCGGGCTCCGAGCGGATCGGTAAGTCGGGCGCGGAGGGCAGCCGCCTCCGAGAAGCTCAGTGCATCAACAAATCTCTGTCGGCGCTCGGTGATGTCATCAACGCCCTGAGGAGCAAACACTCCCACGTCCCGTTCAGAAACTCCCGCCTCACCTACCTGCTGCAGGACTCCCTGAGCGGAGACAGCAAGACGCTCATGATGGTGCAG GTTTCTCCGTTGCCCAGCAACATGAGCGAGTCGGTGTGCTCGCTGAAGTTCGCCCAGCGCGTTCGCAGCGTGGAGCTGAACTCCGCCTCCTCGTCTTCCAGGAGACACGAGAACTCGTCCACCTCGTCCTCGCCGACCCACGACAGCGTCGAG CTGGACTCGCCCCCGGTCACCCCGGTGCCCCTCCCCATCTCTCGGGCCAGCAGCGCCGGCTCCACCCTGTCCTCCGCCTCCAGAACTCCCAGTAGCTCCCGCAGGAGGTCCCAGTCCCAGCTGtccacag acagacaggtagacagagcCAGCCCATTGGTGGGGGACGGTGGGCAG GACGACTGA
- the kifc3 gene encoding kinesin-like protein KIFC3 isoform X3: MFGTRKTWDLGHAPCLQELWKKDISLDASSVDFLMSDGEDDGSFLSLPTAAFSQRPSLTAELNETNAPSQQLLIQTLQDKVCEFQARLRSEEVTRHLLVQQLQQQQQSIQEKTSGAQTLQEEEQPSANGVRALQPGEQPSGRLSCPEEEQLVTRLRKQVEELEEKLLDQTQEVERLRSELGATDLEKQLELLVVENERLKQELKSCRSSELQNLDTAAENCSCSHSQDAEALRREVSRWESQARQRERRLAELERELLEKTAKVEALQRQLDESTRQLDAGRRQLEESRLRQGDAEQKLTLRLQECEEELARQAAMPPKVKFVTQTVEVESADSQKALADMQVKNGALQEQLAVQRQLLRELETQLHESQRTCAQLRTQILVYEGEMERAQGQLEAEMQNLEEEKNRVIEEAFIRAESEMKAVHENLAGVRMNLLSLQPALRTLTCDYNCLKRQVQEFPFMLDKAITEAKQEICQVISEVSTTNQELLRKYKREMNLRKKCHNELVRLKGNIRVFCRVRPVSQEEQDSADARTMLSFDSDDDAVLYLSNKGKVMTFELDKVFPPQATQEEVFQEVQSLVTSCIDGFNVCIFAYGQTGSGKTYTMEGVVDDPGINQRALRLLFSEVTEKAPDWDYKITVSMVEIYNETLRNLLGENPTDKLDIKMNPDGSGQLYVPGLTEFTVQSPEDINRVFELGHMNRATACTNLNEHSSRSHALLIITVSGFNSATGNCTQGKLNLVDLAGSERIGKSGAEGSRLREAQCINKSLSALGDVINALRSKHSHVPFRNSRLTYLLQDSLSGDSKTLMMVQVSPLPSNMSESVCSLKFAQRVRSVELNSASSSSRRHENSSTSSSPTHDSVELDSPPVTPVPLPISRASSAGSTLSSASRTPSSSRRRSQSQLSTDRQVDRASPLVGDGGQDD, from the exons ATGTTCGGCACAAGAAAGACCTGGGATCTTGGCCACGCCCCCTGCCTGCAGGAGCTCTGGAAGAAAGACATCTCATTGGACG CGAGCTCAGTGGACTTCCTGATGAGTGATGGTGAAGACGACGGCTCCTTCCTGTCTCTGCCCACCGCCGCCTTCTCACAGCGCCCCTCTCTGACCGCAGAGCTGAACGAAACAAACGCACCcagccagcagctgctcatCCAG actctACAGGACAAAGTGTGTGAGTTTCAGGCTCGTCTTCGCTCTGAGGAAGTCACTCGTCACCTGCtggtgcagcagctgcagcagcagcaacagagcATCCAGGAGAAGACGAGCGGCGCTCAGACGctgcaggaggaagagcagCCGTCAGCCAAcg gtgtgcgGGCGCTGCAGCCAGGTGAGCAGCCTTCAGGTCGTCTCAGCTGTCCAGAAGAAGAGCAGCTCGTTACTCGGCTGCGCAAACAG gtggaggagctggaggagaagcTGTTGGATCAGACTCAGGAGGTGGAGAGACTTCGCTCTGAGCTG GGGGCGACGGACCTGGAGAAGCagctggagctgctggtggTGGAGAACGAGCGTCTGAAGCAGGAGCTGAAGTCATGCAGGAGCTCAGAGCTGCAGAACCTCGACACTGCTGCAGAGAACTGCAGCTGCAGCCACagccag gATGCGGAGGCCCTGCGGAGGGAGGTGTCCCGCTGGGAGAGCCAGGCCCGGCAGAGGGAGCGACGGCTGGCTGAGCTGGAGCGAGAGCTGCTGGAGAAAACCGCCAAGGTGGAGGCTCTGCAGAGGCAGCTGGACGAGTCCACGCGGCAGCTGGACGCCGGCCGGCGGCAGCTGGAGGAGTCCCGGCTGAGGCAGGGGGACGCCGAGCAGAAACTCACCCTCCGACTGCAGGAGTGCGAGGAGGAGCTGGCCAGACAGGCGGCCATGCCCCCGAAAGTGAAG TTCGTGACTCAGACGGTGGAGGTGGAGTCGGCCGACTCTCAGAAAGCTCTGGCTGACATGCAGGTGAAGAACGGCGCCCTGCAGGAGCAGCTGGCCGTGCAGAGGCAGCTGCTGCGAGAGCTGGAGACGCAGCTGCACGAGTCACAGCGGACCTGCGCTCAGCTGAGGACGCAG ATCCTGGTGTACGAAGGCGAGATGGAGCGCGCTCAGGGGCAGCTGGAGGCCGAGATGCAGaacctggaggaggagaagaaccGTGTGATCGAGGAGGCGTTCATCAGAGCCGAGAGCGAGATGAAAGCTGTGCACGAGAACCTGGCAG GGGTGCGTATGAACCTGCTGAGTCTGCAGCCGGCCCTCCGGACGCTCACCTGCGACTACAACTGTCTGAAGAGGCAGGTGCAGGAGTTTCCCTTCATGCTGGACAAAGCTATCACAGAGGCCAAGCAGGAG atctGTCAGGTGATCAGCGAGGTGAGCACCACCAACCAGGAGCTGCTGCGTAAATACAAGAGAGAGATGAACCTGAGGAAGAAATGTCACAACGAGCTGGTTCGACTCAAAG GTAACATCCGTGTGTTCTGCCGCGTCCGGCCGGTCAGTCAGGAGGAGCAGGACTCCGCCGATGCCAGAACCATGCTGAGCTTCGACTCGGACGACGACGCCGTCCTCTACCTCTCCAACAAGGGCAAAGTCATGACCTTTGAACTGGATAAAGTCTTCCCGCCTCAGGCCACGCAGGAAGAG GTGTTTCAGGAGGTCCAGTCTCTGGTCACTTCCTGTATCGACGGCTTTAACGTCTGCATCTTCGCCTACGGACAGACAGGCTCCGGGAAGACTTACACCATGGAG ggcGTGGTCGACGACCCCGGCATCAACCAGCGAGCTCTGCGCCTGCTGTTCTCCGAGGTGACGGAGAAAGCTCCGGACTGGGACTACAAGATCACCGTCAGCATGGTGGAGATCTACAACGAGACCCTGCG GAACCTGCTGGGAGAAAATCCCACCGACAAACTGGACATCAAGATGAACCCTGACGGCAGCGGACAGCTCTACGTCCCCGGACTGACCGAGTTCACCGTCCAGAGCCCCGAGGACATCAACCGG GTGTTTGAGTTGGGTCACATGAACAGAGCGACGGCCTGCACCAACCTGAACGAACACAGCTCTCGCTCACACGCTCTGCTCATCATCACCGTGTCCGGATTCAACTCCGCCACCGGAAACTGCACAcagg GGAAGCTGAACCTGGTGGACCTGGCGGGCTCCGAGCGGATCGGTAAGTCGGGCGCGGAGGGCAGCCGCCTCCGAGAAGCTCAGTGCATCAACAAATCTCTGTCGGCGCTCGGTGATGTCATCAACGCCCTGAGGAGCAAACACTCCCACGTCCCGTTCAGAAACTCCCGCCTCACCTACCTGCTGCAGGACTCCCTGAGCGGAGACAGCAAGACGCTCATGATGGTGCAG GTTTCTCCGTTGCCCAGCAACATGAGCGAGTCGGTGTGCTCGCTGAAGTTCGCCCAGCGCGTTCGCAGCGTGGAGCTGAACTCCGCCTCCTCGTCTTCCAGGAGACACGAGAACTCGTCCACCTCGTCCTCGCCGACCCACGACAGCGTCGAG CTGGACTCGCCCCCGGTCACCCCGGTGCCCCTCCCCATCTCTCGGGCCAGCAGCGCCGGCTCCACCCTGTCCTCCGCCTCCAGAACTCCCAGTAGCTCCCGCAGGAGGTCCCAGTCCCAGCTGtccacag acagacaggtagacagagcCAGCCCATTGGTGGGGGACGGTGGGCAG GACGACTGA
- the LOC122987407 gene encoding chymotrypsin A-like, giving the protein MAFLWILSCLAFAGAAYGCGTPAIPPVITGYSRIVNGEEAVPHSWPWQVSLQDYTGFHFCGGSLINENWVVTAAHCNVRTSHRVILGEHDRSSNAEDVQVMQVGKVFKHPRYNGFTINNDILLIKLASPAQLNMRVSPVCLAETGDDFPGGMKCVTSGWGLTRYNAPDTPALLQQASLPLLTNDQCKRYWGNKISDLMICAGASGASSCMGDSGGPLVCEKAGAWTLVGIVSWGSGTCTPTMPGVYARVTELRAWVDQTITAN; this is encoded by the exons ATGGCCTTCCTGTGGATCCTCTCCTGCCTTGCCTTCGCCGGCGCCGCCTACG gttgCGGCACTCCTGCCATCCCCCCCGTCATCACGGGTTACTCCCGTATTGTGAATGGCGAGGAGGCGGTGCCTCACTCCTGGCCCTGGCAGGTGTCCCTGCag GATTACACCGGCTTCCACTTCTGCGGAGGCTCCCTCATCAACGAGAACTGGGTGGTGACCGCCGCTCACTGCAATGTCAG GACATCCCACCGTGTGATCCTCGGAGAACATGACCGTTCCTCCAACGCCGAGGACGTCCAGGTGATGCAGGTCGGCAAG GTGTTCAAGCACCCCCGCTACAACGGCTTCACCATCAACAACGACATCCTGCTCATCAAGCTGGCCAGCCCCGCCCAGTTGAACATGCGTGTTTCCCCCGTGTGCTTGGCGGAGACCGGAGACGACTTCCCCGGAGGCATGAAGTGCGTGACCAGCGGCTGGGGCCTGACGCGCTACAAcg CTCCTGACACCCCCGCCCTGCTGCAGCaggcctccctccctctgctgaCCAATGACCAGTGCAAGCGTTACTGGGGCAACAAGATCAGCGACCTGATGATCTGCGCTGGAGCCTCCGGAGCCTCCAGCTGCATG ggcGACTCTGGTGGTCCTCTGGTCTGTGAGAAGGCCGGCGCCTGGACTCTGGTCGGTATCGTGTCCTGGGGAAGCGGCACCTGCACTCCCACAATGCCCGGCGTGTACGCCCGCGTCACTGAACTGCGCGCCTGGGTGGACCAGACCATCACCGCCAACTGA
- the kifc3 gene encoding kinesin-like protein KIFC3 isoform X2, with the protein MYVLCTLAVLTLHSLFKNRSHKAAEPEPGGTLEAAGREGLLGDGAPVEARPRGGGGDSMDRSGPISCRAEGKRRRGSGVRNVPDSTKRMQPVQRSSALLSPAVMFGTRKTWDLGHAPCLQELWKKDISLDASSVDFLMSDGEDDGSFLSLPTAAFSQRPSLTAELNETNAPSQQLLIQTLQDKVCEFQARLRSEEVTRHLLVQQLQQQQQSIQEKTSGAQTLQEEEQPSANGVRALQPGEQPSGRLSCPEEEQLVTRLRKQVEELEEKLLDQTQEVERLRSELGATDLEKQLELLVVENERLKQELKSCRSSELQNLDTAAENCSCSHSQDAEALRREVSRWESQARQRERRLAELERELLEKTAKVEALQRQLDESTRQLDAGRRQLEESRLRQGDAEQKLTLRLQECEEELARQAAMPPKVKFVTQTVEVESADSQKALADMQVKNGALQEQLAVQRQLLRELETQLHESQRTCAQLRTQILVYEGEMERAQGQLEAEMQNLEEEKNRVIEEAFIRAESEMKAVHENLAGVRMNLLSLQPALRTLTCDYNCLKRQVQEFPFMLDKAITEAKQEICQVISEVSTTNQELLRKYKREMNLRKKCHNELVRLKGNIRVFCRVRPVSQEEQDSADARTMLSFDSDDDAVLYLSNKGKVMTFELDKVFPPQATQEEVFQEVQSLVTSCIDGFNVCIFAYGQTGSGKTYTMEGVVDDPGINQRALRLLFSEVTEKAPDWDYKITVSMVEIYNETLRNLLGENPTDKLDIKMNPDGSGQLYVPGLTEFTVQSPEDINRVFELGHMNRATACTNLNEHSSRSHALLIITVSGFNSATGNCTQGKLNLVDLAGSERIGKSGAEGSRLREAQCINKSLSALGDVINALRSKHSHVPFRNSRLTYLLQDSLSGDSKTLMMVQVSPLPSNMSESVCSLKFAQRVRSVELNSASSSSRRHENSSTSSSPTHDSVELDSPPVTPVPLPISRASSAGSTLSSASRTPSSSRRRSQSQLSTGRLKLTA; encoded by the exons CCGGTCCAGCGGTCCAGCGCTCTGCTCAGCCCGGCGGTCATGTTCGGCACAAGAAAGACCTGGGATCTTGGCCACGCCCCCTGCCTGCAGGAGCTCTGGAAGAAAGACATCTCATTGGACG CGAGCTCAGTGGACTTCCTGATGAGTGATGGTGAAGACGACGGCTCCTTCCTGTCTCTGCCCACCGCCGCCTTCTCACAGCGCCCCTCTCTGACCGCAGAGCTGAACGAAACAAACGCACCcagccagcagctgctcatCCAG actctACAGGACAAAGTGTGTGAGTTTCAGGCTCGTCTTCGCTCTGAGGAAGTCACTCGTCACCTGCtggtgcagcagctgcagcagcagcaacagagcATCCAGGAGAAGACGAGCGGCGCTCAGACGctgcaggaggaagagcagCCGTCAGCCAAcg gtgtgcgGGCGCTGCAGCCAGGTGAGCAGCCTTCAGGTCGTCTCAGCTGTCCAGAAGAAGAGCAGCTCGTTACTCGGCTGCGCAAACAG gtggaggagctggaggagaagcTGTTGGATCAGACTCAGGAGGTGGAGAGACTTCGCTCTGAGCTG GGGGCGACGGACCTGGAGAAGCagctggagctgctggtggTGGAGAACGAGCGTCTGAAGCAGGAGCTGAAGTCATGCAGGAGCTCAGAGCTGCAGAACCTCGACACTGCTGCAGAGAACTGCAGCTGCAGCCACagccag gATGCGGAGGCCCTGCGGAGGGAGGTGTCCCGCTGGGAGAGCCAGGCCCGGCAGAGGGAGCGACGGCTGGCTGAGCTGGAGCGAGAGCTGCTGGAGAAAACCGCCAAGGTGGAGGCTCTGCAGAGGCAGCTGGACGAGTCCACGCGGCAGCTGGACGCCGGCCGGCGGCAGCTGGAGGAGTCCCGGCTGAGGCAGGGGGACGCCGAGCAGAAACTCACCCTCCGACTGCAGGAGTGCGAGGAGGAGCTGGCCAGACAGGCGGCCATGCCCCCGAAAGTGAAG TTCGTGACTCAGACGGTGGAGGTGGAGTCGGCCGACTCTCAGAAAGCTCTGGCTGACATGCAGGTGAAGAACGGCGCCCTGCAGGAGCAGCTGGCCGTGCAGAGGCAGCTGCTGCGAGAGCTGGAGACGCAGCTGCACGAGTCACAGCGGACCTGCGCTCAGCTGAGGACGCAG ATCCTGGTGTACGAAGGCGAGATGGAGCGCGCTCAGGGGCAGCTGGAGGCCGAGATGCAGaacctggaggaggagaagaaccGTGTGATCGAGGAGGCGTTCATCAGAGCCGAGAGCGAGATGAAAGCTGTGCACGAGAACCTGGCAG GGGTGCGTATGAACCTGCTGAGTCTGCAGCCGGCCCTCCGGACGCTCACCTGCGACTACAACTGTCTGAAGAGGCAGGTGCAGGAGTTTCCCTTCATGCTGGACAAAGCTATCACAGAGGCCAAGCAGGAG atctGTCAGGTGATCAGCGAGGTGAGCACCACCAACCAGGAGCTGCTGCGTAAATACAAGAGAGAGATGAACCTGAGGAAGAAATGTCACAACGAGCTGGTTCGACTCAAAG GTAACATCCGTGTGTTCTGCCGCGTCCGGCCGGTCAGTCAGGAGGAGCAGGACTCCGCCGATGCCAGAACCATGCTGAGCTTCGACTCGGACGACGACGCCGTCCTCTACCTCTCCAACAAGGGCAAAGTCATGACCTTTGAACTGGATAAAGTCTTCCCGCCTCAGGCCACGCAGGAAGAG GTGTTTCAGGAGGTCCAGTCTCTGGTCACTTCCTGTATCGACGGCTTTAACGTCTGCATCTTCGCCTACGGACAGACAGGCTCCGGGAAGACTTACACCATGGAG ggcGTGGTCGACGACCCCGGCATCAACCAGCGAGCTCTGCGCCTGCTGTTCTCCGAGGTGACGGAGAAAGCTCCGGACTGGGACTACAAGATCACCGTCAGCATGGTGGAGATCTACAACGAGACCCTGCG GAACCTGCTGGGAGAAAATCCCACCGACAAACTGGACATCAAGATGAACCCTGACGGCAGCGGACAGCTCTACGTCCCCGGACTGACCGAGTTCACCGTCCAGAGCCCCGAGGACATCAACCGG GTGTTTGAGTTGGGTCACATGAACAGAGCGACGGCCTGCACCAACCTGAACGAACACAGCTCTCGCTCACACGCTCTGCTCATCATCACCGTGTCCGGATTCAACTCCGCCACCGGAAACTGCACAcagg GGAAGCTGAACCTGGTGGACCTGGCGGGCTCCGAGCGGATCGGTAAGTCGGGCGCGGAGGGCAGCCGCCTCCGAGAAGCTCAGTGCATCAACAAATCTCTGTCGGCGCTCGGTGATGTCATCAACGCCCTGAGGAGCAAACACTCCCACGTCCCGTTCAGAAACTCCCGCCTCACCTACCTGCTGCAGGACTCCCTGAGCGGAGACAGCAAGACGCTCATGATGGTGCAG GTTTCTCCGTTGCCCAGCAACATGAGCGAGTCGGTGTGCTCGCTGAAGTTCGCCCAGCGCGTTCGCAGCGTGGAGCTGAACTCCGCCTCCTCGTCTTCCAGGAGACACGAGAACTCGTCCACCTCGTCCTCGCCGACCCACGACAGCGTCGAG CTGGACTCGCCCCCGGTCACCCCGGTGCCCCTCCCCATCTCTCGGGCCAGCAGCGCCGGCTCCACCCTGTCCTCCGCCTCCAGAACTCCCAGTAGCTCCCGCAGGAGGTCCCAGTCCCAGCTGtccacag GACGACTGAAGCTGACGGCCTGA